One segment of Amycolatopsis alba DSM 44262 DNA contains the following:
- a CDS encoding class I SAM-dependent methyltransferase produces MPDALFAHARLAPIYDAFDGARDDLDHYLALIGELGAKKVLDVGCGTGCLAVLLAERGIEVVGVDPAEASLEVAKAKDPEGKITWIHGDAKAAGAAGADLAVMTGNVAQVFLTDEEWRRTLEGVHTALKPGGHLVFEIRRPGRRVWEDWAADTAHDVIDVQGVGEVEQWREVTEVNLPFVSFRYSYRFPDGEVVTSDSTLWFREREELEASLTEHGFRVLDVREAPDRPGREYVFIAQRS; encoded by the coding sequence ATGCCTGACGCGCTCTTCGCCCACGCCCGGCTCGCTCCGATCTACGACGCCTTCGACGGCGCTCGCGACGATCTGGACCACTACCTCGCCCTCATCGGCGAGCTCGGGGCGAAGAAAGTGCTCGACGTCGGCTGCGGCACCGGCTGCCTGGCCGTTCTCCTTGCCGAGCGCGGGATCGAGGTCGTGGGGGTCGATCCGGCCGAAGCGTCACTGGAGGTCGCGAAAGCCAAGGACCCGGAAGGGAAGATCACCTGGATCCACGGTGACGCGAAAGCGGCGGGCGCGGCAGGCGCCGATCTCGCCGTGATGACCGGCAACGTGGCCCAGGTCTTCCTGACCGACGAGGAATGGCGCCGGACTCTCGAAGGCGTCCACACGGCGCTCAAGCCGGGTGGCCACCTGGTGTTCGAGATCCGGCGCCCCGGTCGCCGCGTGTGGGAGGACTGGGCGGCCGACACCGCGCACGACGTCATCGACGTCCAGGGGGTCGGCGAAGTCGAGCAGTGGCGCGAGGTCACCGAGGTGAACCTCCCGTTCGTCTCGTTCCGGTACAGCTACCGGTTCCCCGACGGCGAGGTCGTCACCTCGGACTCCACCCTCTGGTTCCGCGAACGCGAAGAGCTGGAAGCTTCGCTGACGGAGCACGGTTTTCGCGTCCTGGACGTCCGGGAAGCCCCCGACCGCCCAGGACGCGAGTACGTGTTCATCGCCCAGCGAAGCTAG
- a CDS encoding UTP--glucose-1-phosphate uridylyltransferase — protein MSSDAHLSDRFAETLSKMRSAGAHAMELAALRRRLEQLSEPGAGELPGNELEPLDDISRLVDLPEPDDGEARRVLDRTAVLKLNGGLGTSMGLTGPKSLLEIKPGKTFLDVIAMQVLSARAKYNARLPLILMNSAGTREPSLESLKKYPDLADDVIPADFLQGREPKITADGRPAAWPANPELEWCPPGHGDVYVALAVSGMLETLLAEGIRWCFVSNADNLGALPDARIAAWLANENIPFAMETVLGTAADRKGGHLARLAGRIVLRESAQVPDGDDSFGDVAKWRFFNTNNIWFDLERLKALQDVDPAAPLLPLIVNRKTVDPADAASTPVIQLETAMGAAIGSVEGARAIEIPRTRFAPVKTTDDLLVVRSDAYVLDDGGEMIPEFTTTPPVVSLSKEFYKLLPDFDARIPSAPSLKECTSLEVDGDVTFGKNVVARGDVKITGPKTVPDGEVL, from the coding sequence ATGAGCTCTGACGCGCACCTGTCCGATCGTTTCGCCGAAACGCTGTCGAAAATGCGTTCCGCGGGGGCTCACGCCATGGAGCTGGCGGCCCTGAGAAGGCGCCTCGAGCAGCTGTCCGAACCCGGCGCCGGTGAATTGCCGGGAAACGAACTCGAACCTCTCGATGACATCAGCAGGCTCGTGGATCTGCCCGAGCCGGACGACGGGGAAGCGCGCCGGGTCCTGGACCGCACGGCGGTGCTCAAGCTCAACGGCGGGCTCGGCACGAGCATGGGGCTCACCGGACCGAAATCGCTGCTGGAAATCAAACCGGGGAAGACGTTCCTCGACGTCATCGCGATGCAGGTGCTTTCGGCCCGCGCGAAGTACAACGCGCGCCTTCCGCTGATCCTGATGAATTCGGCCGGCACCCGCGAACCTTCGCTGGAGTCGCTGAAGAAGTATCCCGATCTCGCCGACGACGTCATCCCCGCCGACTTCCTGCAGGGGCGCGAGCCGAAGATCACCGCCGACGGGCGCCCGGCCGCATGGCCCGCGAACCCGGAACTCGAATGGTGCCCGCCGGGGCACGGGGACGTCTACGTCGCGCTCGCGGTGAGCGGAATGCTCGAAACGTTGCTGGCCGAAGGCATCCGCTGGTGCTTCGTGTCCAACGCCGACAACCTCGGCGCGCTCCCGGACGCGCGGATCGCCGCATGGCTCGCGAACGAGAACATCCCGTTCGCGATGGAGACCGTGCTCGGCACCGCGGCCGACCGCAAGGGCGGGCATCTCGCGCGGCTCGCGGGCCGGATCGTCCTGCGTGAATCGGCGCAGGTTCCCGACGGCGACGACTCGTTCGGCGACGTCGCCAAGTGGCGTTTCTTCAACACCAACAACATCTGGTTCGATCTCGAACGACTGAAAGCCCTGCAGGACGTCGACCCGGCCGCGCCGCTGTTGCCGTTGATCGTGAACCGGAAGACCGTCGATCCGGCCGATGCGGCCAGCACACCGGTGATCCAGCTCGAAACGGCGATGGGCGCGGCGATCGGCTCGGTCGAGGGCGCGCGGGCCATCGAGATCCCGCGGACCCGGTTCGCGCCGGTCAAGACCACCGACGACCTGCTCGTCGTCCGGTCCGACGCGTACGTGCTCGACGACGGCGGGGAGATGATCCCGGAGTTCACCACCACCCCGCCGGTCGTGTCGCTGAGCAAGGAGTTCTACAAGCTCCTGCCGGACTTCGACGCGCGTATTCCTTCCGCGCCCTCGCTCAAGGAGTGCACGAGTCTCGAAGTGGACGGCGACGTCACCTTCGGGAAGAACGTCGTCGCCCGCGGCGATGTGAAGATCACCGGGCCGAAAACCGTTCCGGACGGTGAAGTCCTCTAG
- a CDS encoding 5-formyltetrahydrofolate cyclo-ligase, with translation MSKAEWRSRITAERRSQVTDERAREALALAAAAARLPGEVVCAYVPFGTEPGSTSLLDQLLDQGKRVLLPIVPDEPGPLGWAAYEGPSSLGPGRLRGLLEPTGRRLGPDTLGTADLVLIPALAVDDEGVRLGRGAGYYDRSLSFAAPGAALIAVVRDAELVRALPAEPHDVRMTGVLTPDQGAAPRPVIPG, from the coding sequence CTGAGCAAAGCGGAGTGGCGCTCTCGGATAACCGCCGAACGGCGTTCACAGGTGACGGATGAGCGGGCCAGGGAGGCCCTCGCGCTGGCCGCCGCGGCCGCCCGGCTGCCGGGCGAGGTCGTGTGCGCCTACGTCCCGTTCGGGACCGAACCGGGTTCGACGTCGCTCCTTGATCAACTTCTGGACCAGGGCAAACGTGTGCTGTTGCCGATCGTCCCGGACGAGCCGGGGCCGCTCGGCTGGGCCGCCTACGAAGGCCCGTCGAGCCTCGGGCCGGGCCGGCTGCGGGGGCTGCTCGAACCGACGGGCCGCCGTCTCGGTCCCGACACGCTGGGGACGGCCGATCTGGTGCTGATCCCCGCGCTCGCCGTCGACGACGAAGGCGTCCGGCTCGGCAGGGGAGCCGGGTACTATGACCGGTCGCTCTCCTTCGCCGCGCCTGGCGCCGCGCTGATCGCCGTCGTCCGGGACGCCGAACTCGTGCGCGCCCTGCCCGCGGAACCGCACGACGTCCGGATGACCGGAGTGCTGACCCCGGACCAGGGGGCTGCCCCGCGACCGGTAATACCCGGATAA
- the glp gene encoding gephyrin-like molybdotransferase Glp — MTEPIAEAAETEDAGQFRSVEDQIALTLDAAVRPRPVRVAISEAQGLLCAEEVVAEHALPGFDQAAVDGYAVRSVDVRNAGQEPVQLPVVGEIAAGSRQPRRLQPGQAVRVDTGAPLPTLADAVVPTAYTDGHQAKVTVHKSVPSAGYVRRTGEDVQIGDVAVRKGDTIGSAQVGLLAAVGRAKVLVYPRPRVSIVSVGDELVDIDRTPSVGQVYDVNSYALSAAARDAGAEVSRVGIVPGDPKRLREIVEGRLLMSEIVVVAGGAGGSSGDEVHAALSDLGTIDLTRVAMHPGSVQGFGRLGPDSVPTFLIPGNPMSALVVFEVLVRPLIRAARGTRNPHRRIVGARLLSPITSTKGRKGFLRGQLLRDEGNGEYLVQPLGTSGAHLLASLAEANCLINIDEDLTEVAAGEQVKVTFLAQRA, encoded by the coding sequence ATGACGGAGCCCATCGCAGAAGCGGCCGAGACCGAAGACGCGGGACAGTTCCGTTCCGTCGAGGATCAGATCGCGCTGACCCTGGACGCCGCGGTACGCCCGCGCCCGGTCCGGGTCGCCATCTCCGAGGCCCAAGGCCTCTTGTGCGCCGAAGAGGTCGTCGCCGAACACGCGCTGCCCGGTTTCGACCAGGCCGCCGTCGACGGCTACGCCGTACGAAGTGTCGATGTCCGCAACGCGGGCCAAGAGCCGGTGCAGCTGCCGGTGGTCGGCGAGATCGCCGCCGGTTCACGCCAGCCGCGGCGGCTGCAGCCGGGCCAGGCCGTGCGGGTCGACACCGGCGCGCCACTGCCCACACTCGCCGACGCCGTCGTCCCGACCGCCTACACCGACGGCCACCAGGCCAAGGTCACCGTGCACAAGTCGGTGCCGTCGGCGGGCTACGTGCGCCGGACCGGCGAGGACGTGCAGATCGGCGACGTCGCCGTGCGCAAGGGCGACACCATCGGCTCGGCACAGGTCGGCCTGCTCGCCGCGGTCGGCCGCGCGAAGGTGCTGGTCTACCCGCGGCCACGGGTTTCGATCGTGTCCGTCGGCGACGAACTGGTCGACATCGACCGCACCCCGTCGGTCGGGCAGGTCTACGACGTCAACTCCTACGCGCTGTCCGCGGCCGCGCGGGACGCGGGCGCCGAGGTGAGCCGCGTCGGCATCGTCCCCGGCGATCCGAAACGGCTGCGGGAGATCGTCGAGGGCCGCCTGCTGATGTCGGAGATCGTCGTCGTCGCGGGCGGCGCCGGCGGAAGCTCGGGCGACGAGGTGCACGCGGCACTGTCCGACCTCGGCACCATCGACTTGACCCGCGTCGCCATGCACCCCGGTTCGGTGCAGGGCTTCGGCAGGCTCGGCCCCGATTCGGTGCCGACGTTCCTGATCCCCGGCAACCCGATGAGCGCGCTGGTCGTGTTCGAGGTCCTGGTCCGCCCGCTGATCCGCGCCGCGCGCGGCACCCGCAACCCGCACCGCCGGATCGTCGGCGCGCGACTGCTCTCCCCGATCACCTCCACCAAGGGCCGCAAAGGCTTCCTGCGCGGGCAACTGCTGCGCGACGAGGGCAACGGCGAGTACCTGGTGCAACCGCTCGGCACCTCCGGCGCGCATCTGCTCGCGTCGCTGGCCGAGGCGAACTGCCTGATCAACATCGACGAAGACCTCACCGAGGTCGCCGCGGGCGAGCAGGTCAAGGTGACCTTCCTGGCCCAGCGGGCGTAA
- a CDS encoding GNAT family N-acetyltransferase, whose protein sequence is MGAPISGVAYPIETRHPGWPAKLGPLRVPAGVLAVRPVRLRDAGEWSRVRLRDREHLEMWEPTGIGPWPDRNAFWSWPSQWLALRGLARRGQCLPFTITVDGRFAGQITVGNVIRASLRSAWIGYWVSSDIVRGGVATGAVALVTDHVFDFGGLHRLEATVRPENTPSLRVLGKAGYRQEGLFERYLDVAGGWRDHFCYAITKEETGDGLVSRLVAKGLAERV, encoded by the coding sequence ATGGGCGCACCGATTTCCGGCGTCGCGTATCCGATCGAGACCCGGCATCCGGGCTGGCCCGCGAAGCTGGGGCCGCTCCGGGTGCCTGCCGGGGTACTCGCCGTCCGGCCGGTCCGGCTGCGGGACGCCGGCGAGTGGAGCCGCGTCCGGCTGCGGGATCGCGAGCACCTGGAGATGTGGGAACCGACCGGCATCGGGCCGTGGCCGGACCGCAACGCGTTCTGGTCCTGGCCGTCGCAGTGGCTGGCCCTGCGCGGCCTCGCCCGGCGCGGGCAGTGCCTCCCGTTCACCATCACGGTGGATGGACGCTTCGCCGGGCAGATCACTGTGGGTAACGTCATCCGGGCGTCGCTCCGGTCCGCCTGGATCGGCTACTGGGTGTCGTCGGACATCGTCCGCGGCGGCGTCGCGACCGGCGCTGTCGCGCTGGTCACCGATCATGTCTTCGATTTCGGCGGGCTGCACCGGCTCGAGGCGACCGTCCGCCCCGAAAACACCCCCAGCCTGCGGGTTCTCGGCAAAGCGGGCTACCGGCAAGAGGGTCTTTTCGAACGCTATCTCGATGTCGCGGGCGGCTGGCGGGACCATTTCTGCTACGCGATCACCAAGGAAGAGACCGGTGACGGACTGGTCTCCAGGCTCGTCGCGAAGGGCCTCGCGGAGCGCGTTTGA
- the glpR gene encoding gephyrin-like molybdotransferase receptor GlpR, with protein sequence MPSSVIIVALAAAWLVVLVPMVARKRQQVARTTDSAMAARVVRSGSTRQEGPEEFAMAENTEPSVEDDLAELEAELDADLEDEEPEAEPLPQPSRGSHTERERQGAGYRPGRGGFDPEAADIAARAKYAFRQRIVIALLVLVVTTAAVAGFLTPTVWWANGVVDAVLIGYLIYLRRQVRIENEIRQRRQARFNNTRAPRRTIADDESPEAHEDIEVVAAERPEVVERKPSPMSRIRRQAVVVDLDDEDPAFHELDEPGTRPFRRAAGE encoded by the coding sequence ATGCCCAGTTCGGTGATCATCGTCGCGCTCGCAGCGGCATGGCTCGTCGTTCTCGTGCCCATGGTCGCCCGCAAGCGCCAGCAGGTCGCACGGACGACGGACTCGGCCATGGCGGCGCGGGTCGTGCGGAGCGGGAGCACACGCCAAGAGGGACCGGAGGAGTTCGCCATGGCGGAGAACACGGAACCGTCGGTAGAAGACGATCTGGCCGAGCTCGAGGCGGAACTCGACGCCGACCTCGAAGACGAGGAACCGGAAGCCGAACCGCTTCCCCAGCCCTCGCGCGGGTCCCACACCGAAAGAGAACGCCAAGGCGCCGGTTACCGGCCTGGCCGAGGCGGTTTCGACCCCGAGGCCGCGGACATCGCCGCGCGCGCCAAATACGCGTTCCGGCAGCGGATCGTCATCGCACTCCTGGTCCTGGTGGTCACCACCGCCGCCGTCGCCGGCTTCCTGACCCCCACGGTCTGGTGGGCCAACGGTGTCGTCGACGCCGTCCTCATCGGCTACCTCATCTACCTGCGCCGCCAGGTCCGCATCGAGAACGAGATCCGGCAGCGCCGCCAGGCCCGCTTCAACAACACCCGCGCCCCGCGCCGCACGATCGCCGACGACGAAAGCCCCGAAGCCCACGAGGACATCGAGGTCGTCGCCGCCGAGCGCCCGGAAGTCGTGGAGCGCAAACCTTCCCCGATGTCCCGCATCCGGCGCCAAGCCGTCGTCGTCGACCTCGACGACGAGGATCCGGCCTTCCACGAGCTCGACGAGCCAGGGACCAGGCCTTTCCGCCGGGCCGCCGGAGAGTGA
- a CDS encoding DNA cytosine methyltransferase, translated as MTARPSIISAVDLFCGVGGLSYGLREAGVQIAAGVDIDPACAYPFRTNIGAPFHQQDIRKVEAADLATMWHARARVRVLAGCAPCQPFSSYRRGVDTSKEPAWPLVDEMLRLIEGTLPEVVTMENVTRIGSASVFRNFVTGLEKLGYHVDAQSCYGPAHGVPQHRRRMVLLGSRLGEITVPKGAFAPEKYPTVRQAISALPPVAHGEADPQDRLHKSRSLSATNLERIKRSKPGGTWEDWPEELRSACHRKDSGATFRNVYARMGWDEPSPTITTMAYNFGTGRFGHPEQDRALTLREAANLQSFPPDYEFVAPDQPVQLAPLGRLIGNAVPPRLAEAVGRTIVDHVKGTAGDSTKPAAARHSGKRAKQPARPRGSKG; from the coding sequence GTGACCGCTCGACCCTCGATCATCTCTGCTGTCGATCTCTTTTGCGGTGTGGGCGGCCTCTCGTACGGCCTACGCGAGGCTGGCGTCCAGATCGCCGCCGGGGTCGACATCGATCCAGCCTGCGCGTACCCGTTCCGCACCAACATTGGAGCGCCATTCCATCAGCAGGACATCCGCAAAGTCGAGGCTGCTGATCTCGCAACGATGTGGCATGCCCGTGCTCGCGTCCGTGTTCTGGCTGGCTGCGCTCCCTGTCAGCCGTTTTCGTCGTACCGGCGAGGTGTCGATACGTCAAAGGAACCCGCCTGGCCGCTCGTCGACGAGATGCTCCGGCTCATCGAGGGAACACTGCCAGAGGTGGTCACGATGGAAAACGTCACCCGCATTGGCAGTGCCTCGGTGTTCAGGAACTTTGTCACTGGTCTCGAGAAGCTCGGCTATCACGTCGATGCTCAGTCTTGCTACGGTCCGGCGCACGGCGTGCCTCAGCACCGCAGGCGGATGGTCCTCCTCGGTTCGCGATTGGGTGAGATCACCGTGCCGAAGGGCGCCTTCGCGCCCGAGAAGTACCCCACGGTGCGTCAGGCCATCTCTGCCCTCCCGCCTGTAGCACACGGAGAAGCAGATCCTCAAGATCGCCTTCACAAGAGCCGCAGCCTGAGTGCGACCAACTTGGAGCGGATCAAGCGGTCCAAGCCTGGGGGGACCTGGGAAGATTGGCCGGAAGAACTGCGATCCGCATGCCACCGGAAGGACTCTGGGGCGACCTTCCGCAATGTCTATGCGCGCATGGGGTGGGACGAGCCGTCGCCCACGATCACCACCATGGCGTACAACTTCGGGACGGGACGGTTCGGCCACCCCGAACAAGATCGGGCTCTCACCTTGCGAGAGGCAGCCAACCTCCAGAGCTTCCCGCCGGATTACGAGTTCGTGGCCCCGGACCAGCCGGTCCAACTCGCTCCGCTTGGTCGGCTGATCGGCAATGCCGTACCACCTCGGCTCGCTGAAGCCGTGGGGCGAACGATCGTGGATCACGTCAAGGGGACTGCTGGGGACTCGACCAAACCCGCTGCCGCTCGGCACTCTGGTAAACGGGCGAAGCAACCAGCGCGCCCGCGCGGAAGCAAAGGCTGA